Proteins co-encoded in one Cupriavidus taiwanensis genomic window:
- the nirJ gene encoding heme d1 biosynthesis radical SAM protein NirJ, giving the protein MFRLSRFMEALRDDGPLPPPRQAAGPVVIWNLIRRCNLNCRHCYATSADTDFKGELDTAEALDVLGQLREARVPALILSGGEPLLRPDLYELAGHARALGFHLSLSSNGTLLDAGHAARLAAAGFDYVGVSLDGLPATHDRFRRHDGAFAQALAGLRTARAAGLRVGVRMTLTEANAAQLPELVALAGREGIDKFYLSHFNYAGRARSHRADDARHARTRAALDWLFDHVWERARQGHAGDFVTGNNDADGVYLLYWIASRFPHRVADMRRRLERWGGNATGVGVANIDNLGNVHPDTMWWHVTLGNVRQRPFGEIWADRAEPLMAGLASTPRPLQGRCAGCAHRAICNGNTRVRAFALTGNPWAEDPGCYLSDAEIAHAPDVEIAA; this is encoded by the coding sequence ATGTTCCGCCTGTCCCGCTTCATGGAAGCCCTGCGCGATGACGGCCCGCTGCCGCCGCCGCGCCAGGCCGCCGGCCCGGTGGTGATCTGGAATCTGATCCGCCGCTGCAACCTGAACTGCCGACACTGCTACGCCACCTCCGCCGACACCGACTTCAAGGGCGAGCTCGATACCGCCGAAGCGCTGGACGTGCTGGGCCAGCTGCGCGAGGCGCGCGTGCCGGCGCTGATCCTGTCCGGCGGCGAGCCGCTGCTGCGACCCGACCTGTACGAGCTTGCCGGGCACGCGCGCGCGCTCGGCTTCCACCTGTCGCTGTCGTCCAACGGCACGCTGCTCGATGCCGGCCACGCGGCACGGCTGGCGGCGGCGGGTTTCGACTACGTCGGTGTCAGCCTCGACGGCCTGCCCGCCACGCATGACCGCTTCCGCCGCCACGACGGCGCCTTCGCGCAGGCGCTGGCGGGACTGCGCACGGCGCGCGCGGCCGGGCTGCGCGTGGGCGTGCGCATGACGCTGACCGAAGCCAACGCGGCGCAGCTGCCCGAGCTGGTGGCGCTGGCCGGGCGCGAAGGCATCGACAAGTTCTACCTGTCGCACTTCAACTATGCCGGGCGCGCGCGCAGCCATCGCGCCGACGACGCGCGCCACGCGCGCACCCGCGCCGCGCTCGACTGGCTGTTCGACCACGTCTGGGAGCGCGCGCGCCAGGGGCACGCGGGCGACTTCGTCACCGGCAACAACGACGCCGATGGCGTGTACCTGCTGTACTGGATCGCCAGCCGCTTTCCGCACCGCGTCGCCGACATGCGCCGGCGGCTGGAGCGCTGGGGCGGCAACGCCACCGGCGTCGGCGTGGCCAATATCGACAATCTCGGCAACGTCCATCCCGATACGATGTGGTGGCACGTGACGCTGGGCAATGTGCGCCAGCGGCCGTTCGGCGAGATCTGGGCCGACCGCGCCGAGCCGCTGATGGCGGGCCTGGCCAGCACTCCCCGTCCGCTGCAGGGACGCTGCGCGGGCTGCGCGCACCGCGCCATCTGCAACGGCAATACGCGCGTGCGCGCCTTTGCGCTGACCGGCAATCCGTGGGCCGAGGATCCCGGCTGCTACCTGAGCGACGCCGAGATCGCGCACGCGCCGGACGTGGAGATCGCGGCATGA
- a CDS encoding nitrite reductase: protein MTALIRWLGVLALVWLARAAPAGASAAQSAADPAALYGQHCAACHGADRLGAMGPALLPESLERLRAGELDAVLRDGRAATQMPAFAGTLDAAELQALARWLRAAPAAAPQWDERAIRASHIVHHAPASLPARPVFSADPQNLFVVVEAGSHHMTVLDGDRLVPIHRLATRFALHGGPKFSRDGRYVYMASRDGWVSKYDLWNLVYVAEIRVGVNTRNVAVSDDGRWVLAGNTLPRTLVLLHADDLSLARVIEVAGRNGGHSRVSAVYDAAPRHSFIAALKDIPEVWELPYADAVGAPLPSSALLRPRAIALDEVLDDFFFDQPYRHILGASRQGGGQVIDLERGRKVASLALGGMPHLGSGITWQRDGREVMASPDLGQGRITVIDMQDWHTVATVPTNGPGFFLRSHERTPYAWADAMMSARRDTLQVIDKQSLRVVGSVTPSPGRTAAHVEFTRDGRYALVSLMERDGAIVVYDAATLQEVRRLPMDKPIGKYNVFNKTTRSAGTSH, encoded by the coding sequence ATGACGGCCCTGATCCGATGGCTGGGCGTGCTGGCGCTGGTCTGGCTCGCGCGAGCCGCACCCGCCGGCGCATCCGCAGCCCAATCCGCCGCCGACCCGGCCGCGCTCTACGGCCAGCACTGCGCCGCCTGCCATGGCGCCGACCGCCTCGGCGCGATGGGCCCGGCGCTGCTGCCGGAAAGCCTGGAGCGCCTGCGCGCCGGCGAGCTCGACGCGGTGCTGCGCGACGGCCGTGCCGCCACGCAGATGCCGGCGTTCGCGGGCACGCTGGATGCGGCCGAACTGCAGGCACTGGCACGCTGGCTGCGTGCCGCGCCCGCCGCCGCGCCGCAGTGGGACGAGCGGGCCATCCGCGCCAGCCATATCGTGCACCACGCGCCCGCCAGCCTGCCGGCGCGGCCGGTGTTCAGCGCCGACCCGCAGAACCTGTTCGTCGTGGTGGAGGCGGGGAGCCATCACATGACCGTGCTCGACGGCGACCGGCTGGTGCCAATCCATCGCCTTGCCACGCGCTTCGCGCTGCATGGCGGGCCCAAGTTCAGCCGCGACGGCCGCTATGTCTACATGGCCAGCCGCGACGGCTGGGTCAGCAAGTACGACCTGTGGAACCTGGTTTATGTCGCCGAGATCCGGGTCGGCGTCAACACGCGCAACGTGGCGGTCAGCGATGACGGACGCTGGGTGCTGGCCGGCAACACGCTGCCGCGCACGCTGGTGCTGCTGCATGCCGATGACTTGTCGCTGGCGCGGGTGATCGAGGTCGCCGGGCGCAACGGCGGGCATTCGCGCGTATCCGCGGTCTACGATGCCGCGCCGCGCCACAGCTTTATCGCCGCGCTGAAGGATATCCCCGAGGTCTGGGAGCTTCCTTACGCCGACGCGGTGGGCGCGCCGCTGCCGTCTTCCGCCCTGCTGCGGCCGCGCGCGATCGCGCTGGACGAGGTGCTCGACGATTTCTTCTTCGACCAGCCGTACCGCCATATCCTGGGCGCCTCGCGCCAGGGTGGCGGGCAGGTGATAGACCTGGAGCGCGGGCGCAAGGTGGCATCGCTGGCGCTGGGCGGCATGCCGCACCTCGGCAGCGGCATCACCTGGCAGCGCGATGGCCGTGAAGTGATGGCCTCGCCCGATCTCGGCCAGGGGCGCATCACGGTGATCGACATGCAGGACTGGCACACCGTCGCCACGGTGCCGACCAACGGCCCGGGCTTCTTCCTGCGCAGCCACGAGCGCACGCCGTACGCCTGGGCCGACGCCATGATGAGCGCCCGGCGCGACACCCTGCAGGTCATCGACAAGCAAAGCCTGCGCGTGGTCGGTAGCGTCACGCCCAGTCCCGGTCGCACCGCCGCGCATGTCGAATTCACGCGCGACGGGCGCTACGCGCTGGTCAGCCTGATGGAGCGCGACGGCGCCATCGTGGTGTATGACGCCGCCACCTTGCAGGAGGTCAGGCGCCTGCCGATGGACAAGCCCATCGGCAAGTACAACGTATTCAACAAGACCACGCGCTCGGCCGGCACCAGCCACTGA
- the cobA gene encoding uroporphyrinogen-III C-methyltransferase, protein MQAPLKPGKVWLVGVGPGSPDLVTVRAMRALAAAEVWLVDDLVSPEMAGYASPGTHVEWVGKRGGRCSVSQQRIQQLTLQHALAGRAVARVKGGDPLLFGRGGEEAAFLRSHGLQVEIVNGISSGMAAAQALGIALTHRAHCHGVTFVTGHTSADGSPDWHALARGGTTLVIYMGMSRIAAIRDGLLAAGMASGTPAAVVMHAGTEHARSWTGSLGTLAEALAAGMASPAVVLVGGVVADALPAVEAMAPGAVTLAA, encoded by the coding sequence ATGCAAGCACCGCTGAAGCCCGGCAAGGTCTGGCTGGTCGGCGTCGGCCCTGGCAGCCCGGACCTGGTCACGGTACGCGCCATGCGCGCGCTGGCCGCGGCAGAGGTCTGGCTGGTCGATGACCTGGTCTCGCCGGAGATGGCCGGCTATGCCAGCCCGGGCACCCATGTGGAGTGGGTCGGCAAGCGCGGCGGGCGCTGCTCGGTGAGCCAGCAGCGCATCCAGCAGCTGACGCTGCAGCACGCGCTGGCCGGCCGCGCGGTGGCGCGCGTCAAGGGCGGCGATCCGCTGCTGTTCGGGCGCGGCGGCGAAGAAGCCGCGTTCCTGCGCAGCCACGGGCTGCAGGTCGAGATCGTCAACGGCATCAGCAGCGGTATGGCCGCCGCGCAGGCGCTGGGCATTGCGCTGACCCATCGCGCGCACTGCCACGGCGTGACCTTCGTCACCGGCCATACCAGTGCCGACGGCTCGCCCGACTGGCACGCGCTGGCGCGCGGCGGCACCACGCTGGTGATCTACATGGGCATGAGCCGCATCGCCGCGATCCGCGACGGGCTGCTTGCCGCCGGCATGGCGTCCGGCACGCCGGCGGCGGTGGTGATGCACGCCGGCACCGAGCACGCGCGCAGCTGGACCGGTTCCCTGGGCACGCTCGCCGAAGCGCTCGCAGCCGGGATGGCAAGCCCGGCGGTGGTGCTGGTCGGCGGGGTCGTAGCGGACGCGCTGCCGGCAGTCGAGGCGATGGCTCCGGGCGCGGTCACGCTGGCCGCTTAG
- the pobA gene encoding 4-hydroxybenzoate 3-monooxygenase, whose translation MRTQVAIIGAGPAGLLLGQLLAKAGIDNVIVEQRSPEYVLGRIRAGILESVTVDALDRAGVASRLHKEGLVHDGIELSFDGQRHRIDLHALVGRSVTVYGQTEVTRDLMAARHEAGIATVYEAQDVSVHDFDGTSPVVRYRKDGVAHEIRCDYIAGCDGFHGVSRQSVPPTATQVFERVYPFGWLGMLSDTPPVADELIYASHERGFALCSMRSRTRSRYYVQVPSSERVEDWSDDRFWDELRSRLDPQSAQSLVTGPSIEKSIAPLRSFVCEPMRFGSLFLAGDAAHIVPPTGAKGLNLAASDVLTLADGLIAAYRHDDKRELCAYSARCLRRIWKAERFSWWLTSLMHRFPDADPFSLRMQRAELDYLVGSEPASRMLAENYAGLPY comes from the coding sequence ATGCGCACCCAGGTTGCCATCATCGGCGCCGGCCCCGCCGGCCTGTTGCTCGGGCAGTTGCTCGCCAAGGCGGGCATCGACAACGTCATCGTCGAGCAACGCAGTCCGGAATACGTACTGGGGCGCATCCGCGCCGGCATCCTGGAGAGTGTGACCGTCGATGCGCTGGACCGCGCGGGCGTGGCGTCGCGGCTGCATAAGGAAGGACTGGTGCACGACGGCATCGAGCTGTCGTTCGATGGCCAGCGGCATCGCATCGACCTGCATGCGCTGGTCGGGCGCAGCGTGACCGTCTACGGCCAGACCGAGGTCACACGCGACCTGATGGCGGCACGGCACGAAGCGGGCATCGCCACGGTCTACGAGGCGCAGGATGTCAGCGTGCATGACTTCGACGGTACGAGTCCGGTGGTCCGCTATCGCAAGGACGGCGTTGCGCACGAGATCCGCTGTGACTACATCGCCGGCTGCGACGGCTTCCATGGCGTCAGCCGCCAGAGCGTGCCGCCTACCGCCACGCAGGTGTTCGAGCGCGTCTATCCGTTCGGCTGGCTTGGCATGCTCTCGGACACACCGCCGGTGGCGGACGAACTGATCTACGCCAGCCACGAACGCGGCTTTGCGCTGTGCAGCATGCGCTCGCGCACGCGTAGCCGCTACTACGTACAGGTGCCGTCGAGCGAGCGTGTGGAGGACTGGTCTGATGACCGCTTCTGGGACGAATTGCGCAGCCGCCTTGATCCGCAATCCGCGCAGTCGCTGGTGACCGGTCCGAGCATCGAGAAGAGCATCGCGCCATTGCGCAGCTTTGTGTGCGAGCCGATGCGCTTCGGCAGCCTGTTCCTGGCCGGCGATGCCGCGCATATCGTGCCGCCTACCGGCGCCAAGGGGCTGAACCTGGCGGCCAGCGACGTGCTGACCCTGGCCGACGGGCTGATCGCCGCCTACCGGCATGACGACAAGCGCGAGCTGTGTGCCTATTCGGCGCGCTGCCTGCGCCGCATCTGGAAGGCCGAGCGCTTTTCATGGTGGCTGACTTCGCTGATGCATCGCTTCCCGGATGCGGATCCGTTCTCGTTGCGGATGCAGCGGGCCGAGCTGGACTATCTGGTGGGGTCGGAGCCGGCGTCGCGGATGCTGGCGGAGAACTATGCAGGCTTGCCTTATTGA
- a CDS encoding helix-turn-helix domain-containing protein gives MKPVPTYSLYGVNSSEPLSDQLHFESIAARSRLHGWEIKPHRHERFLQILYIHAGGGEALLEERREPLRGGSLVTMPPRHIHGFVFTPDTDGMVVTMTDSHLRTLLAGVPDALSLFAHPRHDRVRRGHALADALALFRGEMEAVSAWRGASLSALLTLVLIGIARLANAAQPAAARSSSRPARHFQHFQQLLESDYREQKEIGYYAGAIGITPTQLNRVCRQASGRSALQMIHARVLAEAQRDLLFGDLEIKHIALSLGFSDAAYFSRFFARRVGQAPTEFRQSGRARLPAFAVG, from the coding sequence GTGAAACCTGTCCCGACCTACTCCCTGTACGGCGTGAATTCGTCCGAGCCGCTGTCCGATCAGCTGCATTTCGAGTCCATCGCCGCGCGCAGCCGGCTGCACGGGTGGGAGATCAAGCCCCACCGGCATGAGCGCTTCCTGCAAATTCTGTACATCCATGCGGGTGGCGGCGAAGCCCTGCTCGAAGAGCGCCGCGAGCCGTTGCGCGGCGGCTCGCTGGTGACCATGCCGCCGCGGCACATCCACGGCTTCGTGTTTACGCCGGACACTGACGGCATGGTTGTCACCATGACCGACAGCCACCTGCGCACGCTGCTGGCGGGTGTGCCGGATGCACTGTCGCTGTTCGCTCACCCGCGTCACGACCGCGTGCGGCGCGGTCATGCGCTGGCGGACGCGCTGGCGCTGTTTCGTGGAGAGATGGAAGCCGTGTCCGCCTGGCGCGGGGCGTCGCTGTCGGCACTGCTGACGCTGGTGCTGATCGGCATTGCGCGGCTGGCCAATGCCGCGCAACCGGCGGCCGCGCGCAGCAGCAGCCGCCCGGCGCGGCATTTCCAGCACTTCCAGCAACTGCTGGAATCGGACTACCGCGAGCAAAAGGAGATCGGCTACTACGCCGGCGCAATCGGCATCACGCCCACGCAGCTCAACCGCGTGTGCCGCCAGGCCTCGGGCCGGTCCGCCCTGCAGATGATCCACGCGCGCGTGCTCGCCGAAGCGCAGCGCGACCTGCTCTTCGGCGACCTGGAAATCAAGCACATCGCGCTGTCGCTCGGCTTCTCCGATGCGGCGTACTTCTCGCGCTTTTTCGCGCGGCGGGTAGGTCAGGCGCCCACGGAGTTCCGGCAATCGGGGCGGGCGCGACTGCCGGCGTTTGCGGTGGGCTGA
- the pcaD gene encoding 3-oxoadipate enol-lactonase has product MPYLDHAGARLFYTVDGPEAAPAIVFSNSLGTDHTMWEPQAAALAGRFRVVRYDTRGHGLSTAAGDAFTVEQLGQDVIAILDALAIGQAVFCGLSMGGLTGMWLGIHAPERFSRIVLANTAAKIGNAEGWNARIDTVLRDGMGVMVAPSVERWFTPGFAATADRALEGLRSVLAGLDPRGYAASCAAVRDADFRESVSSITVPVLVIAGSHDPSTTAQEGRALADAIPGARFIELPAAHISSFEQPGRFNAALIDFVRGRLPVSDDHARYDAGLSVRREVLGSAHVDRSLAHLTPLNEEFQNLITRYAWGEIWTREGLPRHTRSLLTIAMMVALNRSEELKLHLRAAANNGVTRDEIKEVLLQTAIYCGVPAANSAFHMAEEVFDAMDRMAKPS; this is encoded by the coding sequence TTGCCTTATCTAGACCACGCCGGCGCCCGCCTCTTCTACACCGTCGACGGCCCCGAAGCCGCACCAGCCATCGTCTTCTCCAACTCGCTCGGGACCGACCACACCATGTGGGAGCCGCAGGCCGCCGCGCTGGCCGGGCGCTTTCGCGTGGTGCGCTACGACACGCGCGGGCACGGCCTTTCGACCGCAGCCGGCGATGCCTTCACGGTTGAGCAGCTCGGTCAGGATGTGATCGCAATCCTGGACGCATTGGCCATCGGCCAGGCCGTGTTCTGTGGCCTGTCGATGGGCGGCCTGACGGGGATGTGGCTGGGCATCCATGCGCCCGAGCGCTTTTCGCGCATCGTGCTGGCCAATACCGCCGCAAAGATCGGCAACGCGGAGGGATGGAACGCGCGCATCGACACCGTCCTGCGCGATGGCATGGGCGTGATGGTCGCGCCCTCGGTCGAGCGTTGGTTTACCCCCGGGTTTGCCGCCACGGCAGACCGCGCGCTGGAAGGCCTGCGCAGCGTGCTGGCAGGGCTCGATCCTCGCGGCTATGCGGCCAGTTGCGCGGCGGTGCGCGACGCCGACTTCCGCGAGTCGGTGTCGTCGATCACGGTGCCGGTGCTGGTCATCGCCGGCAGCCACGACCCATCGACCACCGCGCAGGAGGGCCGCGCGCTGGCCGATGCGATTCCCGGTGCGCGTTTTATCGAATTGCCTGCCGCGCATATCTCCAGCTTCGAGCAGCCGGGTCGCTTCAACGCGGCACTGATCGATTTCGTGCGCGGACGCCTGCCCGTGAGCGACGACCACGCTCGCTACGACGCCGGCCTGTCCGTGCGGCGCGAGGTGCTCGGCAGCGCCCACGTCGATCGTTCGCTGGCGCACCTGACCCCGCTCAACGAGGAATTCCAGAACCTGATCACGCGCTATGCCTGGGGCGAGATCTGGACGCGCGAGGGTCTGCCGCGCCATACGCGCAGCCTGCTGACCATCGCCATGATGGTGGCGCTGAACCGCTCGGAAGAACTGAAGCTGCATCTGCGCGCAGCCGCCAACAACGGCGTGACGCGCGACGAGATCAAGGAAGTGCTGTTGCAGACGGCGATCTATTGCGGCGTGCCGGCGGCGAATTCGGCCTTCCACATGGCTGAGGAAGTCTTCGACGCGATGGACCGGATGGCCAAGCCATCCTGA
- a CDS encoding 3-carboxy-cis,cis-muconate cycloisomerase — MPTVTRLTDPMFGSPAVLEIFSDAGTVQRMLAVEAALARAEAQCGVVPAGAATAITEVCGDVGAIDRDALAHAAIAAGNLAIPFVKQLTAAVAARDADAARFVHWGATSQDIIDTALVLQLGDALRVLATDLVRLGEACAALASAHRGTPMVARTWLQHALPTTFGCKAAGWLDALRRDLARLDAARAQAHALQFGGAAGTLASLGDAAPNVVAALARELGLAAPVLPWHAHRDRMVEVATTLGMLTGTLGKMARDISLLMQTEVAEVAEPAGPGRGGSSTMPHKRNPVGCAAVLTASVRMPPLVATMLSGMVQEHERALGGWQAEWDTLPQIVTLAAGALRQMGEVVAGLQVDAARMRDNLDLTHGLILGEAAMLALGACIGRLPAHKLVENASRRAVEQGTSLRDALAAMLREDPAHAGLLDAATLDRLADPANYAGQSVQFADAAVAAWREAVAKH; from the coding sequence ATGCCAACCGTCACGCGTCTTACCGATCCCATGTTCGGCAGCCCCGCGGTGCTGGAGATCTTCTCCGACGCCGGCACCGTGCAACGCATGCTCGCCGTCGAGGCCGCGCTCGCGCGCGCCGAAGCGCAATGTGGCGTGGTCCCGGCCGGTGCCGCGACCGCCATCACCGAAGTCTGTGGCGACGTCGGCGCCATCGACCGCGATGCGCTGGCGCACGCCGCGATCGCCGCCGGCAATCTCGCCATTCCCTTCGTCAAGCAACTGACCGCCGCGGTGGCGGCGCGCGATGCCGATGCGGCGCGCTTCGTGCACTGGGGCGCCACCAGCCAGGACATCATCGACACCGCGCTGGTGCTCCAGCTCGGCGACGCGCTGCGCGTGCTCGCTACCGACCTGGTACGCCTGGGCGAAGCCTGCGCCGCGCTGGCCAGCGCGCATCGCGGCACGCCGATGGTGGCGCGCACCTGGCTGCAGCATGCACTGCCGACCACCTTTGGCTGCAAGGCCGCCGGCTGGCTCGACGCGCTGCGCCGCGACCTCGCCCGCCTTGACGCGGCGCGCGCGCAGGCCCACGCGCTGCAGTTCGGCGGCGCCGCGGGCACGCTTGCCAGCCTCGGCGACGCCGCGCCCAATGTAGTCGCCGCACTAGCCCGCGAGCTGGGACTGGCCGCACCCGTGCTGCCGTGGCATGCGCATCGTGACCGCATGGTCGAGGTTGCCACCACGCTCGGCATGCTGACCGGCACGCTCGGCAAGATGGCACGCGACATCTCGCTGCTGATGCAGACCGAGGTGGCGGAAGTGGCCGAGCCCGCCGGACCCGGCCGCGGCGGTTCCAGCACCATGCCGCACAAGCGCAATCCGGTCGGCTGCGCGGCGGTGCTGACGGCATCGGTGCGCATGCCGCCGCTGGTGGCCACCATGCTGTCCGGCATGGTGCAGGAACACGAGCGCGCGCTTGGGGGCTGGCAAGCAGAATGGGACACGCTGCCGCAGATCGTCACGCTGGCCGCGGGCGCACTGCGCCAGATGGGCGAAGTCGTGGCGGGGCTGCAGGTCGATGCGGCGCGCATGCGTGACAATCTCGATCTCACGCACGGGCTGATCCTCGGCGAGGCCGCGATGCTGGCGCTGGGTGCCTGCATTGGCCGCTTGCCGGCGCACAAGCTGGTGGAGAACGCCTCGCGGCGCGCGGTGGAGCAGGGCACGAGCCTGCGCGACGCGTTGGCGGCGATGCTGCGCGAAGATCCCGCGCATGCCGGATTGCTGGATGCGGCCACACTGGACCGGCTGGCCGACCCGGCCAATTATGCGGGGCAGTCGGTGCAGTTCGCGGATGCCGCGGTGGCGGCGTGGCGGGAAGCGGTGGCGAAGCATTAG
- the pcaG gene encoding protocatechuate 3,4-dioxygenase subunit alpha has product MLYATASQTVGPYLHIGLSGLNCADLTASAPALAGQRIVIEGRVTDGNGEPVPDGMVEIWQANPAGRYRHAEDTRELPLVPGFTGFGRVPTEADGAFRFVTVKPGAVPGADGRPQAPHIMVSVFMRGLVKHVATRMYFPDEAAANGADPVLALVPAERRGTLVGNDAGNGTLRWDIVLQGPDETVFFDI; this is encoded by the coding sequence ATGCTTTATGCCACCGCATCCCAGACCGTCGGTCCTTACCTCCATATCGGCCTGAGCGGGCTGAACTGCGCCGACCTGACCGCCAGCGCACCGGCACTGGCCGGCCAGCGCATCGTGATCGAAGGCCGCGTCACCGACGGCAATGGCGAGCCCGTGCCGGACGGCATGGTCGAGATCTGGCAGGCCAATCCCGCCGGCCGCTACCGCCACGCCGAAGACACGCGCGAGCTGCCGCTGGTGCCCGGCTTTACCGGCTTCGGCCGCGTCCCGACCGAGGCTGACGGCGCGTTCCGCTTCGTCACCGTCAAGCCGGGCGCCGTGCCCGGTGCCGACGGCCGGCCGCAGGCGCCGCACATCATGGTGTCGGTGTTCATGCGCGGGCTGGTCAAGCACGTCGCCACGCGCATGTACTTCCCGGACGAGGCCGCGGCCAATGGCGCCGACCCGGTGCTGGCGCTGGTGCCGGCCGAGCGGCGCGGCACGCTGGTCGGCAACGATGCCGGCAACGGCACGCTGCGCTGGGACATCGTGCTGCAAGGCCCGGACGAGACGGTGTTCTTCGATATCTGA
- the pcaH gene encoding protocatechuate 3,4-dioxygenase subunit beta, with amino-acid sequence MNRLAQYRRPYWDTQPEYRFDPYASTQKRSPCQPLIALPQSLSEVTGPTFGAEFVREGDNDLTVGHGGEPIGERILVTGRVLDENGRPVPNALIEVWQANAAGRYVHKRDQHDAPLDPHFCGEGRTVTDANGHYRFKTIKPGAYPWRNHHNAWRPQHIHFSLFGNAYATRLVTQMYFPGDPLLPFDPIFNCVPDQKARDRLIASLDWETTQPEYALGYRFDIVLRGRDATPME; translated from the coding sequence ATGAACCGCCTTGCCCAGTATCGCCGTCCCTACTGGGACACCCAGCCCGAATACCGCTTCGACCCCTACGCTTCCACGCAGAAGCGCTCGCCTTGCCAGCCGCTGATCGCGCTGCCGCAGTCGCTGTCCGAAGTGACCGGTCCCACTTTCGGCGCCGAGTTCGTCCGCGAAGGCGATAACGACCTGACCGTCGGCCACGGCGGCGAGCCCATCGGCGAGCGCATCCTCGTGACCGGCCGCGTGCTCGACGAGAACGGCCGGCCGGTGCCGAACGCGCTGATCGAGGTGTGGCAGGCCAACGCCGCCGGCCGCTACGTGCACAAGCGCGACCAGCATGACGCCCCGCTGGATCCGCATTTCTGCGGCGAGGGCCGCACCGTCACCGACGCCAACGGGCACTACCGGTTCAAGACCATCAAGCCCGGCGCCTATCCCTGGCGCAACCACCACAATGCCTGGCGGCCGCAGCATATCCATTTCTCGCTGTTCGGCAACGCCTACGCCACGCGGCTGGTGACGCAGATGTACTTCCCCGGCGATCCGCTGCTGCCGTTCGACCCGATCTTCAACTGCGTGCCGGACCAGAAGGCGCGCGACCGGCTCATCGCCAGCCTCGACTGGGAGACCACCCAGCCCGAATACGCGCTCGGCTACCGTTTCGATATCGTGCTGCGTGGCCGCGATGCCACGCCGATGGAGTAA
- a CDS encoding LysR substrate-binding domain-containing protein, with the protein MKSPAQPALEIFRNRVRLRHLYCFVAVSQTQHVGRAADRLGLTQPAVSKTLSELEELTGTRLLVRQRAGTELTTAGTRFLRHALRILADIDAAADSMAGEQAQPQERIRLGALPSVVPAVLTDALLRFRAAHPEVGLAVHTGMNRSLIDQLKADVLDLVIGRMDDPVAMESLWFESLGPDSLALAVRPGHPLAAFSRPTLLDVLAWPLVIPAAGSIPRHNTESLLARHGLPLPGGCVETSDAYLGRLLARNSDCVWAAPLSAARRAVAEDELILLALDTQGTEEPIGLLRHGDRTLSPMAEALADCIRAAARPLAAH; encoded by the coding sequence ATGAAATCCCCCGCCCAGCCCGCGCTCGAAATCTTCCGCAACCGCGTGCGGCTGCGGCACCTCTATTGCTTCGTCGCGGTGTCGCAGACCCAGCACGTGGGCCGCGCCGCTGACCGCCTGGGGCTGACGCAGCCGGCCGTGTCCAAGACCCTGAGCGAGCTGGAGGAGCTCACCGGCACACGCCTGCTGGTGCGCCAGCGCGCGGGCACGGAACTGACCACCGCCGGCACGCGCTTCCTGCGCCACGCCCTGCGCATCCTCGCGGATATCGACGCGGCGGCCGACAGCATGGCTGGCGAGCAGGCGCAGCCGCAGGAGCGCATCCGGCTGGGCGCACTGCCCAGCGTCGTCCCGGCGGTGCTGACCGATGCCTTGCTGCGCTTCCGCGCCGCGCACCCCGAGGTCGGGCTTGCCGTCCACACCGGCATGAACCGCAGCCTGATCGACCAGCTCAAGGCCGACGTGCTGGATCTGGTCATTGGCCGGATGGACGACCCGGTTGCCATGGAAAGCCTGTGGTTCGAATCGCTCGGCCCGGACTCGCTGGCCCTGGCGGTACGCCCCGGGCATCCTCTTGCCGCCTTCTCGCGGCCGACCTTGCTGGACGTGCTGGCATGGCCGCTGGTGATTCCCGCCGCGGGCTCGATCCCCCGCCACAACACCGAAAGCCTGCTCGCCCGACACGGCCTGCCCCTGCCGGGCGGATGCGTGGAAACGTCGGATGCCTACCTCGGACGACTGCTGGCCCGCAACAGCGACTGCGTGTGGGCGGCGCCACTGTCCGCCGCGCGGCGTGCGGTGGCAGAGGATGAGCTGATCCTGCTGGCGCTCGATACGCAGGGTACGGAGGAACCGATCGGCCTGCTGCGGCACGGCGACCGCACCCTCAGCCCGATGGCCGAAGCGCTGGCTGACTGCATCCGCGCCGCCGCCCGGCCGCTTGCCGCTCATTGA